Proteins found in one Thermodesulfobacteriota bacterium genomic segment:
- a CDS encoding P-II family nitrogen regulator, with protein MKKIEAIIKPFKLDDVKESLKEIGVQGLTVTEVKGFGRQKGHTELYRGAEYVIDFLPKIKLEIVVSDDMVTKVVDAIMDSARTGKIGDGKIFILSMEEVIRIRTGERGEDAL; from the coding sequence ATGAAAAAAATCGAAGCCATAATTAAGCCTTTTAAGCTCGACGACGTCAAAGAATCATTGAAGGAAATAGGGGTACAAGGGCTGACGGTGACTGAAGTAAAAGGATTTGGAAGACAGAAAGGCCACACCGAATTGTACAGGGGCGCAGAGTACGTCATAGACTTTTTACCCAAGATCAAGCTGGAGATCGTAGTATCCGACGACATGGTGACAAAGGTAGTAGACGCTATAATGGACAGCGCCAGGACCGGTAAGATTGGAGATGGAAAAATTTTCATTCTAAGTATGGAAGAAGTAATAAGAATAAGAACGGGAGAACGTGGCGAGGATGCGTTATGA
- the glnA gene encoding type I glutamate--ammonia ligase codes for MFPQKVGDVLKLIKEKDVGIVDLRFLDFLGTWQHFSVPSHQLDEKSFEEGLGFDGSSIRGWQSIHASDMLVVPDPRTARIDPFTAAPTLAVICDVVDPITREPYSRDPRNIAKKAAAYMKGTKIADTAYFGPELEFFILDDVRYDQTSSCAYYFVDSVEGAWNTGRDEKPNLGYKPRYKEGYFPVPPSDTLQDIRSEMVKVLEELGITVEAHHHEVSTAGQAEIDMKFAPIVDMGDRMKWYKYVCRNVAKKYGKTVTFMPKPIFGDNGSGMHTHQSLWKNGEPLFAGNGYAGLSDMALHYIGGLLKHAAAICAITNPTTNSYRRLVPGFEAPVNLAYSARNRSAAIRIPMYSPSPKAKRIECRFPDPSCNGYLAFAAMLMAGLDGIEKKLNPGEPLDKDIYALGPEELAGIPSVPGSLEDALKALENDHEFLLKGDVFTEDVIETWINYKIEHDVNPVRLRPVPYEFMLYFDA; via the coding sequence ATGTTTCCTCAGAAAGTAGGCGATGTTTTGAAATTGATCAAGGAAAAGGACGTTGGGATAGTGGACCTGCGATTTCTCGACTTTCTAGGAACCTGGCAGCACTTCAGCGTTCCTTCGCATCAGTTGGACGAGAAGTCATTCGAGGAAGGACTCGGTTTTGACGGGTCGAGTATACGCGGATGGCAGTCAATCCATGCTAGCGACATGCTGGTCGTGCCAGACCCAAGAACGGCTCGAATAGACCCGTTTACTGCTGCTCCGACTTTGGCGGTAATATGCGATGTGGTAGACCCGATAACCCGTGAGCCATACTCACGAGACCCCAGAAACATCGCTAAAAAGGCCGCCGCTTACATGAAAGGGACCAAAATAGCCGATACCGCTTATTTTGGGCCAGAGCTCGAATTCTTCATCCTAGACGATGTCAGATACGACCAAACCTCCAGCTGCGCTTACTACTTCGTGGATTCGGTAGAGGGAGCCTGGAACACCGGCAGAGACGAAAAGCCAAACCTTGGATACAAGCCCAGGTACAAAGAAGGATACTTCCCCGTGCCCCCTTCAGACACCCTACAGGATATAAGGTCGGAAATGGTAAAGGTGCTGGAGGAACTGGGCATTACGGTCGAAGCGCATCATCACGAAGTATCAACGGCCGGCCAGGCCGAAATTGACATGAAATTTGCCCCGATCGTGGATATGGGCGACAGGATGAAGTGGTATAAATACGTATGTAGAAACGTGGCCAAGAAGTACGGCAAGACGGTCACTTTCATGCCCAAGCCGATCTTCGGAGACAACGGCTCCGGAATGCACACACATCAATCACTATGGAAGAACGGTGAACCTCTCTTTGCCGGAAACGGATACGCCGGTTTAAGCGACATGGCCCTACATTATATTGGCGGACTTTTAAAGCACGCAGCGGCCATATGTGCAATTACTAACCCGACTACAAACTCATATAGAAGACTGGTACCCGGGTTTGAAGCACCGGTCAACCTTGCATATTCCGCACGAAATAGAAGCGCGGCAATAAGGATCCCTATGTATTCGCCGAGCCCCAAGGCAAAGAGAATAGAGTGTAGATTTCCAGACCCATCCTGTAATGGTTATTTAGCCTTTGCCGCCATGCTGATGGCCGGGCTTGACGGGATTGAAAAGAAGTTGAACCCAGGGGAGCCCCTGGATAAGGACATTTACGCCCTGGGGCCGGAAGAGCTGGCTGGAATTCCATCGGTTCCCGGTTCTTTGGAAGATGCACTAAAAGCCCTGGAGAATGACCACGAATTCCTGCTCAAGGGAGATGTATTCACCGAGGACGTTATCGAGACATGGATAAACTACAAGATAGAGCACGATGTCAATCCGGTAAGACTCCGCCCGGTGCCTTACGAGTTCATGCTTTATTTTGACGCCTAA
- a CDS encoding right-handed parallel beta-helix repeat-containing protein: MTCNMGKTVYCVALLVFIAALISPIRAMGVVVKINQSKANNGNVTPGDAPGFPVTISRPGSYRLTSNLTVPNENTSAVEITTDDVTLDLGGFLIKGPTVCSSGNPVNCSPIGTGDGVNANGRTNITVVNGTVRGMGDDGIVGGKAYRIEDVHVISNGDDGIVGGYGIVKENTATLNGGNGISAGGVITGNTVLDNGQDGISAAEGLVLGNTAIDNAGFGLNQPNNGGYANNVFTFNNSNGNQVDGSSNEIGFNVCGADTICP, encoded by the coding sequence ATGACGTGTAACATGGGAAAGACAGTTTATTGTGTTGCTTTATTAGTATTTATAGCGGCATTAATTAGCCCAATTAGGGCTATGGGAGTAGTGGTTAAGATCAACCAGTCAAAGGCTAATAATGGTAACGTCACTCCCGGCGACGCCCCCGGTTTTCCGGTGACCATTAGCCGGCCCGGGAGCTACCGTCTAACCAGCAACCTAACCGTACCTAATGAAAACACCTCTGCAGTTGAGATTACAACTGATGATGTAACCTTGGACCTTGGTGGTTTTCTGATCAAGGGGCCTACAGTGTGCTCATCGGGTAACCCTGTGAACTGTAGCCCTATAGGCACTGGTGATGGAGTGAATGCAAATGGTAGGACAAACATCACTGTTGTGAATGGAACTGTGCGGGGAATGGGGGATGACGGAATTGTTGGTGGAAAGGCATACCGTATTGAAGACGTACATGTCATTAGCAACGGCGATGATGGCATCGTCGGCGGTTATGGAATCGTAAAAGAAAATACGGCGACATTGAACGGCGGTAATGGTATCTCCGCCGGGGGTGTAATAACCGGAAACACGGTATTAGATAACGGCCAGGACGGCATATCCGCCGCTGAAGGCCTGGTGCTAGGAAACACGGCAATCGATAATGCCGGCTTTGGCCTAAATCAGCCCAATAATGGCGGCTATGCTAACAACGTATTCACCTTTAACAACAGTAATGGCAACCAGGTAGATGGTAGCAGCAATGAAATTGGCTTCAATGTGTGCGGTGCTGATACAATCTGTCCATAA
- the nuoL gene encoding NADH-quinone oxidoreductase subunit L has protein sequence MLAWIIFAPLVGTLINGLVFATGLWKKVLGGDEHTEKRIVSVVGCGVILVSAIISSILFFKLRSLDPSERQLIQELFVWIPSGEFQVSFELLFDSLSCVMALVVTWVSFLIHVYSIGYMHEDHSYSRYFTYLNLFVFFMLILVLGNSFPLMFVGWEGVGLASYLLIGFWYEDPEKAYAGRKAFIVNRVGDFGFILGIFLIFFVFGSTGYAEVFEKAMDSNFMSAVPGVVVTVIALLLFVGAVGKSAQFPLYVWLPDAMAGPTPVSALIHAATMVTAGVYMVARCNAFYSQSPTAQTVVVGVAAFTAFFAATIALTQNDIKKVLAYSTVSQLGYMFMGVGSGAYAAGMFHLVTHAFFKALLFLGSGSVIHALSGEQDIRKMGGLRKFLPITSITFLAGTLAISGIPLLSGFFSKDEILAALYERGYLISWLVGLITAVLTALYMMRLYFLTFEGETRTSAELKHHIHESPGTMTIPLIILTVLSVIGGYIGVPEFMAKVVGIHGSDIFGKFLSSSIFVEEAAQFEHYVFGHWTLVVFSIVAAFLGVGTAFYMYKIKPSLPRSLVENRTVAPLYRGSSGKWFVDEFYDWSFVRPFINLSLMAALFDNKIIDGAVNGVARLVRQGAIFLRTAQTGILRFYAALMAIGATAILIYIVLSARF, from the coding sequence ATGCTTGCCTGGATAATATTTGCTCCTCTGGTAGGGACCCTGATAAACGGTCTAGTTTTTGCCACAGGCCTTTGGAAGAAAGTCCTCGGTGGGGATGAGCATACGGAGAAAAGAATCGTCAGTGTTGTCGGATGTGGTGTGATTTTGGTTTCGGCAATAATATCATCAATCCTGTTTTTTAAACTCCGTTCGCTCGACCCATCGGAGAGACAATTAATTCAAGAGTTGTTTGTTTGGATACCCTCTGGTGAGTTCCAAGTATCGTTCGAGTTACTGTTTGACTCGCTTTCCTGTGTCATGGCTCTCGTGGTCACTTGGGTTAGTTTTCTCATACATGTCTACTCAATTGGCTATATGCACGAGGACCATTCCTATTCCAGGTATTTCACCTATCTCAACCTCTTTGTTTTTTTCATGCTTATTTTGGTCCTCGGAAACAGCTTTCCTCTTATGTTCGTCGGTTGGGAAGGGGTCGGTCTCGCCTCTTACCTTCTTATCGGCTTTTGGTATGAGGACCCGGAAAAGGCCTATGCCGGGAGAAAGGCATTCATAGTGAACCGGGTAGGCGACTTCGGCTTTATACTGGGCATATTCCTGATATTCTTCGTGTTTGGCTCTACGGGTTACGCGGAAGTCTTTGAGAAAGCTATGGATTCGAATTTCATGAGCGCGGTTCCGGGAGTAGTTGTAACGGTCATAGCACTACTTCTTTTTGTGGGAGCAGTAGGAAAGTCCGCACAGTTTCCGCTTTACGTCTGGCTTCCCGATGCTATGGCCGGTCCCACTCCGGTAAGCGCCCTGATCCATGCTGCTACCATGGTCACAGCGGGAGTATACATGGTAGCGAGGTGTAATGCTTTTTACTCCCAGTCTCCCACGGCTCAAACGGTTGTTGTTGGAGTGGCTGCTTTTACCGCCTTTTTTGCGGCGACCATTGCGCTAACTCAAAATGATATCAAGAAGGTACTGGCCTATTCAACCGTGAGCCAGCTTGGATACATGTTCATGGGGGTAGGCTCTGGGGCCTATGCCGCCGGTATGTTTCATCTGGTGACCCATGCTTTTTTTAAGGCGCTTTTATTTCTGGGCTCGGGGAGCGTTATCCATGCTTTGAGCGGAGAGCAAGATATAAGGAAGATGGGAGGATTAAGAAAATTTCTTCCTATAACGTCCATAACCTTTCTTGCGGGGACTCTAGCCATCTCTGGTATTCCGCTTCTTTCCGGTTTCTTCAGCAAAGACGAAATCCTCGCCGCTCTTTACGAGAGGGGATACTTGATTTCTTGGCTCGTTGGACTAATCACTGCCGTGCTTACTGCGTTATACATGATGAGGCTTTATTTCCTGACCTTTGAGGGAGAAACCAGGACATCTGCGGAATTAAAACACCATATACATGAATCTCCCGGTACTATGACTATCCCTCTTATAATTCTCACTGTACTTTCCGTTATCGGCGGGTATATAGGCGTCCCGGAGTTTATGGCAAAAGTTGTAGGGATCCACGGCTCTGATATTTTTGGAAAGTTTTTATCATCTTCAATTTTTGTAGAAGAAGCGGCACAGTTTGAACACTATGTCTTTGGGCATTGGACTCTCGTGGTGTTTTCTATAGTAGCTGCCTTTTTAGGGGTGGGTACAGCGTTTTATATGTACAAGATCAAGCCTTCCTTACCTCGGTCACTCGTAGAAAATCGGACTGTAGCCCCTTTATATCGAGGTTCCTCCGGCAAATGGTTTGTAGATGAATTCTATGACTGGAGTTTTGTAAGACCTTTCATAAATTTATCGCTTATGGCCGCGCTCTTTGATAATAAAATAATTGACGGCGCAGTTAACGGGGTTGCACGTTTGGTGAGGCAGGGAGCAATTTTCTTGCGTACGGCGCAGACTGGTATTTTAAGATTCTATGCGGCGCTCATGGCTATCGGTGCTACGGCGATTCTGATTTATATTGTCCTATCGGCAAGATTTTAG
- the nuoK gene encoding NADH-quinone oxidoreductase subunit NuoK encodes MSVTIEHYLVLSALLFVTGAYGVIIRKNLIVVLMSLELMLNSANLAFVAFSRALGDMTGHVFMIMALTLAAAEVAIGLALVVTIYSHRETLNIDVIKMLKG; translated from the coding sequence TTGAGCGTCACGATAGAACATTACCTAGTGCTGAGTGCACTTCTATTTGTTACCGGGGCTTACGGCGTAATAATAAGGAAAAATCTTATCGTTGTCCTCATGTCGCTCGAGCTTATGCTCAATTCGGCAAACCTGGCTTTCGTGGCATTTTCGAGAGCCTTAGGGGATATGACCGGGCACGTATTCATGATTATGGCGCTCACACTGGCCGCGGCTGAGGTAGCAATAGGACTGGCTCTGGTTGTTACGATTTATTCCCATCGCGAGACCCTTAATATAGATGTTATAAAAATGCTCAAGGGATAA
- a CDS encoding NADH-quinone oxidoreductase subunit J: MQSLLFYIFAAAALAGAIVVVSNKNPVAGALALVLTLFSTAVLFILLLAHFVAAIQVLVYAGAIMVLFLFTVMFLNLREESLRFDDQNIPLKLVILFVVLIIFGFLAGIGFKKGLSMVEAVAIEENFGTVQGVGEILFKDYLLPFELTSVLIVVAIIGVVVIAKRGSD; the protein is encoded by the coding sequence TTGCAATCACTTCTCTTCTACATTTTTGCCGCTGCCGCTTTGGCCGGGGCTATCGTGGTTGTTAGTAACAAGAATCCGGTAGCCGGGGCACTTGCTCTCGTCCTCACTCTTTTTTCGACCGCTGTTCTTTTTATTCTTCTTTTAGCCCATTTTGTGGCGGCAATACAGGTCCTTGTTTACGCTGGCGCAATTATGGTTTTATTTTTGTTTACGGTTATGTTTCTCAACCTGCGAGAAGAGTCGCTCAGGTTTGATGACCAGAATATCCCGCTTAAGCTAGTCATATTGTTTGTAGTTCTTATAATTTTCGGTTTTCTTGCCGGTATTGGTTTTAAGAAAGGTCTTTCCATGGTCGAAGCCGTTGCTATTGAGGAAAACTTCGGCACCGTGCAAGGGGTCGGGGAGATACTTTTTAAGGATTACTTACTTCCTTTTGAGCTCACATCGGTCTTGATTGTCGTCGCTATTATAGGCGTTGTGGTAATAGCCAAAAGGGGGAGCGATTGA
- the nth gene encoding endonuclease III — MKKSDIHRIIRILRKEAHKWDVPIVTLTAQSSHDPFKVLISTILSLRTQDSTTAKASNRLFRLAENPEDMLKLSVKEIEQAIYPVGFHKRKAKTILLICRELIEKYGSKVPDDIDELLELKGVGRKTANLVVTMGYGKPGICVDTHVHRISNRWGYIRTKNPFETEMALRDKLPQEYWVEYNSLLVAFGQHLCRPISPKCSQCVIESYCNKIGVEKSR; from the coding sequence TTGAAAAAGAGCGATATTCATAGAATTATCCGAATACTAAGAAAGGAGGCTCATAAATGGGATGTGCCGATTGTCACCCTTACTGCCCAGTCCTCGCATGATCCATTCAAGGTTTTAATATCAACTATTTTAAGCCTCCGTACCCAGGATTCCACTACGGCAAAGGCATCAAACAGGTTATTTAGGCTTGCTGAGAACCCTGAAGACATGCTGAAACTGAGCGTGAAAGAGATTGAGCAGGCCATTTACCCTGTCGGCTTCCACAAGAGGAAAGCAAAGACCATTCTTTTAATCTGCCGTGAACTGATAGAAAAATACGGGTCAAAGGTGCCCGATGATATAGATGAGCTTCTTGAGCTAAAAGGGGTGGGACGAAAGACAGCGAATCTGGTTGTTACTATGGGGTACGGAAAGCCAGGAATATGCGTTGATACCCACGTTCACCGAATATCAAATAGATGGGGATACATAAGAACAAAAAACCCTTTTGAGACCGAAATGGCTCTAAGAGATAAGCTTCCCCAAGAATATTGGGTGGAGTATAACAGCCTTCTGGTAGCGTTTGGGCAACATTTGTGCAGACCTATTTCTCCGAAGTGTAGCCAGTGCGTTATAGAGTCATATTGTAATAAAATCGGGGTTGAGAAAAGTAGATAA
- a CDS encoding sigma-70 family RNA polymerase sigma factor, which yields MFKYKEFDEFLSTDDTYPVNSLDESYSVQEAQEYDELDFDLQVEPSPEEVKVREGEEEIPNHDLRLINAYFREVSTEPLLTPREEIEVAAKIKKCEIRAKEMQKVVERILSGRFRRISRKNPTELMDIVGKGKIDGKVNKERVKRLLNLLEAYSGKAAQFRNRFIKANLRLVASMAKKYLGRGVPFLDLIQEGNLGLIKAVERFDHTKGYKFSTYACWWINQAMTRAIHNQTRTIRVPSYLLEKTGKVHYARLFLREKTGRTPRAEDIAKEVNMPVESVNRILESGEKVISLDSSARSGEKMTYMDFIPDTNFLPPDSVIAASSLPKNLDEALLILTPKEREVIKMRFGIGYENTYTLDDVGKRFGLTRERIRQIERRALERLKKSRLAPALKSLLELYQ from the coding sequence ATGTTTAAATATAAAGAGTTTGATGAATTTTTAAGCACGGATGATACCTACCCGGTCAATTCTCTAGATGAGTCTTATTCCGTTCAGGAGGCCCAGGAATATGATGAGTTAGATTTCGACCTCCAGGTCGAGCCTTCTCCGGAGGAGGTTAAGGTAAGAGAGGGAGAGGAAGAAATTCCCAATCATGATTTGAGGCTAATAAATGCCTACTTCAGAGAGGTTAGCACAGAGCCTCTTCTAACGCCGAGGGAGGAGATTGAGGTTGCAGCAAAGATTAAGAAATGCGAAATACGAGCTAAAGAGATGCAAAAGGTGGTGGAGAGAATCTTGAGTGGAAGATTCCGGCGCATTAGCAGGAAAAACCCTACGGAGCTGATGGATATAGTGGGGAAGGGCAAAATCGACGGAAAGGTAAATAAGGAGCGGGTCAAGAGATTACTCAATCTCCTCGAAGCCTATTCCGGAAAAGCGGCTCAGTTTAGAAATAGGTTCATCAAGGCGAACTTGAGACTCGTGGCCAGCATGGCAAAGAAGTATCTGGGACGAGGAGTCCCTTTTTTGGATTTGATTCAAGAAGGCAATCTCGGGCTAATTAAGGCGGTAGAAAGGTTCGACCATACCAAAGGATATAAGTTCTCTACCTACGCCTGCTGGTGGATAAACCAGGCCATGACTAGGGCCATCCACAATCAGACCAGGACTATAAGGGTCCCGTCTTACCTGCTCGAAAAGACCGGGAAGGTGCATTACGCTCGCTTATTTCTCCGGGAAAAGACCGGAAGGACACCCCGTGCCGAGGATATTGCCAAGGAGGTAAATATGCCGGTCGAGAGCGTAAACCGTATATTGGAGAGTGGAGAGAAGGTTATTAGCCTTGACTCTTCCGCCCGGAGTGGTGAGAAGATGACATACATGGACTTTATTCCGGATACAAACTTTCTTCCGCCCGACTCGGTTATAGCGGCGTCTTCCTTGCCCAAGAATCTTGATGAGGCTCTCCTGATACTCACCCCTAAAGAGAGGGAGGTTATAAAGATGCGGTTTGGAATAGGGTATGAGAACACCTATACCCTGGACGATGTTGGCAAGAGGTTCGGACTGACTAGGGAGAGAATCAGACAAATAGAGAGGCGGGCTCTTGAAAGACTGAAAAAATCGAGGCTGGCGCCAGCTCTGAAAAGCCTATTGGAGCTATACCAGTAG
- a CDS encoding carbon-nitrogen hydrolase: MKIQKKFNVALIQMACGPNPRENLKRAIARIEEAATARAKVICLPELFRSQYFCQQEDTSFFDLAEPLPGPTTKALVKIAKKLEVVIIAPVFEHRAPGLYHNSAVVINSDGNILGLYRKMHIPDDPAYYEKFYFTPGDLGFKTFDTSAGRISTLVCWDQWYPEAARIVSLQGASIIFYPTAIGWHPKEKEEFGPAQLDAWRTVQRAHAISNGVYVAAVNRVGHEIPSDGGAGIEFWGSSFICDPSGVILVEASIDKEEILLAEVDLEHVEDVRRNWPFLRDRRIDAYSDIHLRYIGDDKPQNKKS, translated from the coding sequence ATGAAAATTCAGAAAAAATTTAATGTTGCACTTATACAAATGGCTTGTGGCCCTAACCCGAGAGAAAACCTCAAAAGAGCAATAGCCCGAATCGAGGAAGCAGCGACAGCTAGAGCTAAGGTAATTTGCCTGCCGGAACTCTTCCGGTCGCAATACTTCTGTCAGCAGGAGGATACCTCTTTTTTCGACCTGGCAGAGCCCTTGCCCGGCCCCACTACCAAGGCCCTAGTAAAAATAGCAAAGAAGTTGGAAGTAGTAATAATAGCTCCGGTCTTCGAGCATCGCGCTCCCGGCCTATATCATAACAGCGCCGTTGTGATAAACTCCGATGGCAATATACTGGGACTATATCGAAAGATGCATATCCCGGACGACCCGGCCTATTACGAAAAATTCTATTTTACACCCGGCGACCTGGGGTTCAAGACCTTCGATACAAGCGCCGGAAGAATTAGCACACTGGTCTGCTGGGATCAATGGTATCCGGAAGCGGCAAGAATAGTATCGCTTCAGGGAGCATCCATAATTTTTTATCCGACGGCAATTGGTTGGCACCCTAAAGAGAAAGAAGAATTTGGGCCAGCCCAGCTCGACGCCTGGCGCACGGTCCAGCGAGCACATGCAATTTCGAACGGGGTCTACGTGGCCGCCGTCAACAGAGTCGGTCATGAGATACCATCGGATGGAGGAGCAGGAATCGAGTTCTGGGGTTCTTCATTTATCTGCGACCCGTCGGGGGTTATTCTAGTGGAAGCCAGTATCGATAAAGAGGAAATACTCTTAGCCGAGGTGGACTTGGAGCACGTCGAAGATGTAAGACGCAACTGGCCGTTCCTACGCGACCGTCGTATAGACGCATATTCAGACATCCATCTTCGTTACATCGGCGACGATAAACCGCAAAATAAAAAAAGTTAA
- a CDS encoding agmatine deiminase family protein: MQKTPKELGFHMPAEWETHEATWIAWPHNRTDWPGKLATIHWAYGEIVRKIAPGEVVRILVNSKEHELLARRILGRVGVNLSSVEFFRFQTNRSWTRDYGPIFLLRSAERPELAIARFRFNAWARYEDWKNDDAIPELIAKKLGYRVFPVRFKKQDVVLEGGSIDVNGRGTVMTTEECLLDPTTQTRNPGLNREETEKVLCDYLGVNNVLWLGKGISGDDTHGHIDDICRFVQPDTVVLCREENPKDANYKPLEENRERLEGMRLQGGHKINVVYLPMPGPLYLDGQRLPASYANFYISNSAVLVPTFNDRKDRIALGILGELFSDRPVLGIHAVDLVWGLGTLHCLTREQPKLP; encoded by the coding sequence ATGCAAAAAACCCCAAAAGAGCTCGGGTTCCATATGCCCGCCGAGTGGGAAACTCACGAAGCCACATGGATAGCCTGGCCGCACAACCGGACGGACTGGCCAGGAAAACTGGCCACAATTCACTGGGCTTATGGTGAAATCGTGAGGAAAATTGCACCTGGTGAGGTTGTTCGAATCCTGGTTAATTCAAAGGAGCATGAGTTATTAGCCAGACGCATCCTCGGCCGTGTCGGGGTCAACCTTTCAAGTGTTGAATTCTTTAGGTTCCAGACAAACCGAAGCTGGACTAGAGATTATGGCCCGATTTTCCTGCTCCGTTCAGCGGAGCGTCCAGAACTGGCTATTGCTCGTTTCCGGTTTAACGCTTGGGCTCGCTATGAAGACTGGAAGAATGATGACGCTATACCGGAGCTTATCGCCAAAAAGCTCGGGTATCGTGTTTTCCCAGTAAGGTTCAAAAAACAGGATGTTGTACTGGAAGGAGGGAGCATAGACGTTAACGGCCGAGGAACGGTCATGACTACTGAAGAATGCCTTCTTGACCCGACTACTCAGACCCGAAATCCCGGCCTAAATCGGGAAGAGACGGAAAAGGTTCTTTGTGATTATCTAGGTGTAAACAATGTGTTATGGCTGGGAAAGGGGATTTCCGGGGATGACACCCACGGCCACATAGATGATATATGTCGCTTTGTCCAGCCAGACACGGTAGTACTCTGCCGGGAGGAAAACCCCAAAGATGCGAATTATAAACCGCTTGAGGAAAACCGCGAACGACTGGAAGGAATGCGTCTCCAAGGTGGCCACAAAATTAACGTAGTTTACCTGCCCATGCCCGGACCGCTTTACCTCGACGGACAGAGACTTCCGGCAAGCTACGCCAACTTCTACATCTCAAACTCCGCCGTGCTTGTTCCAACCTTTAACGACCGGAAGGACCGCATTGCTCTCGGTATACTTGGAGAGCTTTTTTCCGACCGCCCGGTGTTGGGAATTCACGCAGTTGATTTGGTATGGGGATTAGGAACACTCCACTGTTTAACCCGCGAACAACCTAAGCTACCGTGA
- a CDS encoding prepilin-type N-terminal cleavage/methylation domain-containing protein translates to MNLIRNREEGLTLVEILAVVAVMGVVIAIAGSISGEFAERRSVDRVTTAISSTLYISKLRAMRQGLEYQTILTYDPVGRTLAIVTQRGDSNKKSNNYVELTSQTIKVRQGITVTPLNKTYNFNPNGTLGGSSGTVTIRPEDGARINRCGRITVSPFGRIRVIQGNWNKGNSVCQPIN, encoded by the coding sequence GTGAATTTAATCAGGAACAGGGAAGAAGGGCTCACCCTCGTTGAAATCTTGGCTGTAGTAGCGGTTATGGGTGTTGTGATTGCCATAGCCGGAAGCATATCCGGAGAGTTTGCGGAGCGACGGTCGGTTGATAGGGTGACGACGGCCATTTCTTCGACGCTTTATATATCAAAGCTTAGGGCTATGCGACAAGGGTTGGAATATCAAACTATTTTAACCTATGATCCTGTAGGAAGAACTCTAGCTATAGTTACTCAAAGAGGAGATAGCAACAAGAAATCAAATAATTATGTCGAACTGACCTCTCAGACGATAAAAGTCAGGCAGGGCATTACTGTAACCCCTTTGAACAAAACCTACAACTTTAACCCAAACGGTACCCTGGGAGGCTCTAGTGGAACCGTAACCATAAGACCTGAGGATGGTGCAAGAATTAATAGGTGCGGCAGAATAACTGTAAGTCCGTTCGGAAGAATCAGGGTTATTCAGGGAAACTGGAATAAGGGGAATTCAGTGTGCCAACCCATAAACTAG